A single Cucumis melo cultivar AY chromosome 4, USDA_Cmelo_AY_1.0, whole genome shotgun sequence DNA region contains:
- the LOC103503770 gene encoding putative RNA methyltransferase At5g10620 — MITALSTALSASPSGGRCKYTGQSVRAVPIRVLTVGKKRSRGVQLLVDEYIDKLKNYCHVEDVQLRSNPRNARDPKAQIDDEDVAVVNLLKSDDWVVMLDENGKEISSEQMAELVADAGNTGASRLSFCIGGPYGHGQKLRERANLSIKLSSMVLNHQIALLVLMEQLYRSWTILKGQKYHH; from the exons ATGATTACCGCTCTCTCCACTGCCCTTTCTGCTTCTCCTTCAG GTGGACGCTGCAAATACACAGGTCAATCTGTG AGAGCGGTGCCAATACGTGTTTTAACTGTGGGGAAGAAGAGGTCTCGTGGCGTACAGCTTCTTGTTGATGAGTATATTGATAAGCTCAAGAACTACTGTCATGTTGAAGATGTTCAACTGCGCTCAAATCCGAGGAATGCGCG GGATCCGAAAGCTCAAATTGATGATGAAGACGTGGCTGTCGTGAATCTTCTCAAGTCTGACGACTGG GTTGTGATGCTGGATGAGAATGGGAAAGAGATATCCTCCGAGCAGATGGCTGAGTTGGTGGCAGATGCAGGCAATACA GGTGCTTCAAGATTATCATTTTGCATTGGTGGACCGTATGGCCATGGACAAAAACTGCGAGAACGAGCTAACTTATCAATCAAGCTTTCCTCCATGGTATTAAATCATCAAATTGCACTACTTGTGCTTATGGAACAACTTTACAG GTCATGGACTATTCTAAAAGGTCAGAAGTACCATCATTAG
- the LOC103503768 gene encoding uncharacterized protein LOC103503768, protein MSEYDNVVVEKLRLKGKAALGVKGDGIRKKKKQKQKQKQKKRIDGFSQLVREDDHDLSGRNITSLVDCSKEKVRDTHGGGGKGLYEDMLTAAERRYLQQWEKIDLQRMSKMASKSHRDRIQEFNQRLANLSEHHDIPKVGPG, encoded by the exons ATGTCGGAGTACGATAATGTGGTGGTGGAGAAATTGAGGCTGAAGGGGAAGGCCGCCTTAGGTGTAAAAGGAGATGGAattagaaagaagaagaagcagaagCAGAAGCAGAAGCAGAAGAAGCGAATTGACGGATTTTCTCAACTTGTGAGAGAAGACGACCATGATCTGTCAG GAAGGAACATTacttcattggttgattgttcAAAAGAAAAGGTACGTGATACCCATGGCGGCGGTGGCAAAGGTTTATATGAGGATATGTTAACAGCGGCCGAGAGGCGATATCTTCAACAATGGGAGAAGATTGATCTTCAAAGAATGTCCAAGATGGCCAGCAAATCTCACCGTGATCGAATTCAAGAATTCAATCAACGTTTGGCAAATTTGAGTGAGCACCATGACATACCTAAAGTTGGGCCTGGCTAA